A window of Hyperolius riggenbachi isolate aHypRig1 chromosome 1, aHypRig1.pri, whole genome shotgun sequence contains these coding sequences:
- the LOC137553841 gene encoding dehydrogenase/reductase SDR family member 4-like, with protein MLSLESLTNNCLMSIMPGASSQKPLQHKVAIVTGSSYGIGLAIARRLARDGAHVLLSSRNLENVEKAVQMLKAEGLSVSGTQCHVGKKEDRDKLVATALEQYGKIDILICNAAVNPFVGPIFETTEEMWKKVFHVNVISTFFLIKLVVPHIQKQGSGSIIICSSFIGYIPHPYVGPYSITKTALLGLTNVLAQSLRFMNIRVNGLAIGLINTSFSKVIRNTPVLQSKLIPLGVYRFGEPEECAGIASFLCSEDASYINGENIAVTGGIRGRL; from the exons ATGCTCTCCTTAGAAAGTTTGACAAATAATTGTTTGATGAGTATAATGCCAGGTGCAAGCAGTCAAAAACCTTTGCAACATAAAGTGGCAATTGTGACAGGCTCCAGCTATGG GATTGGACTAGCCATAGCTCGGCGTCTTGCACGGGATGGGGCCCATGTTCTCCTATCAAGTCGTAATCTGGAAAATGTTGAAAAAGCTGTACAAATGCTAAAAGCTGAAGGATTGAGTGTTTCTGGTACACAGTGTCATGTGGGCAAAAAAGAAGATCGAGATAAATTAGTAGCAACA GCTCTTGAACAATATGGAAAAATTGACATTCTTATTTGTAATGCTGCTGTAAATCCATTTGTTGGTCCAATTTTTGAGACTACTGAGGAAATGTGGAAAAAG GTGTTCCATGTTAATGTGATATCAACTTTCTTTTTGATAAAACTTGTTGTACCACATATACAGAAGCAAGG AAGTGGATCAATAATCATTTGTTCTTCATTTATTGGATATATCCCTCATCCA TATGTTGGTCCTTATTCAATAACCAAAACTGCACTTCTTGGATTAACTAATGTGCTTGCGCAATCCCTGCGTTTCATGAACATTAGAGTGAATGGATTGGCAATTGGATTAATCAATACCAGCTTCAGCAAAGTG ATACGAAATACTCCAGTACTGCAGTCCAAATTGATTCCACTCGGTGTATACAG GTTTGGAGAACCAGAAGAGTGTGCTGgtattgcttcatttttatgctCTGAAGATGCATCTTATATCAATGGGGAAAATATTGCAGTCACTGGTGGTATACGTGGCAGGCTTTGA